TCCGCGCCTGGGAGCTCAAGACCTGGGACCGATTCCTCATCCCCAAACCCTTCAGCCGAGTGCTCATCACCTGGCCTCCCCACGTCCCCGCCGAAGACGTCACCGAACAATCCGTCCAGGCCAATTTGGACCTCGCTGTCGCCATGACCCTCCCGCCCTTCAACCCAAAATCGTCGTCATTCTGAGCGAAGCGAAGAATCCCGAGAGATTACCTACCGCCCCGATCTCCCGACCGTTTCGGTCTCACACTCCTCTCTCGCCGCTTCAATTTAGGATTTTCCAATGAGCACTTTCTGGGTAGAGACCGAAAATCAACTCCGCGTGGCGATCGTGCCCCGTCCGCGTGGAGGAGACTGGCTCGAAGAGGAGATAGCTCATATCAAGCGAGATGGCATTAACGTCCTCGTCTCCATGCTTCCTGAAGACGAAGCGAACGAACTGGGCCTCTCTTCTGAAGCTGCGCTCTGTAGAGCAGCGGGAGTCATCTTCAAATCGTTCGCTATTACAGATCGAGAGACTCCCGCTTCAACCACCGCATTTAAATCATTCGTTGAAGGCCTCCAATCTGAACTCCGCGCGGGACGAAGTATCGCTGTCCACTGTCGAGCCTCAATTGGTCGTTCCTCCCTTTTGCTTGCCTCGCTGCTCTGCGCTGAGGGTTTCCAGCCAGAGGACGCCTTTACGCGTCTCTCAAAGGCCAGAGGTCTACAGGTCCCCGATACTCAAGAGCAAGTCCGCTGGGTCGAACGCTTCGTCGCCAGCCTTCAGCCCAAGAAACAACGGACAATCTAACCTTGCTCGTCTCCGACTTCAACTTCTCGCTCCCCGAAGACCTCATCGCCCAATCCCCGCCAGCGATCCGCGGCACCAGCCGCATGATGCATCTTGATCGCGCCACTGGCACCCTCAAAGACGACACCTTCGTCAACCTCCCCAGCTATCTCCACGAAGGCGACCTTCTCATCCTCAACGACAGCCGAGTCATCCCCGCCCGCCTCTACGCCACGCGAGCGCGCAGCCCGCACACTCAAAGCTCCTCGCCCGATCCAACGGGCCGCATCGAGGTCCTCCTAACCCAGCAGCTTCCCGGTAAAGAACGAGAAGACAACATCTGGTCCGCCCTCGTCCGCCCCAGTCGCAAGATCCAGCCCGGCGAACACCTGAACTTCGCCGACGAAACCAACGCGATCGCCCTAACGGCCGAAGTCCTAACCGCCGGAGACTTCGGCGAACGCACCCTCCGCTTCGCCCCCACTGCCGAACCCTTCCACGCCATCCTCGACAGCATCGGTCACATGCCTCTGCCGCCCTACATCCACCGCGATGACTCCGGCGAGGACCGCACACGCTACCAGACCGTCTACGCCAACCAGCCCGGCTCCGCCGCCGCGCCTACCGCCGGCCTCCACTTTACTTCTGAAGTATTGCAAGCCCTCAAATCCAAAGGCATTCAAATCGAGTACGTCACCCTCCACGTAGGCCTCGGCACCTTCCAGCCCGTCCGCGCCACCCACCTCGCCGACATCCGCCTCCACGCTGAGCACTACACTCTCACCGCTACAACCGCTGCAGCGATCAACAAAGCACTCGCAGAGAAGCGAAGGATCATCGCCGCCGGCACCACCACCACGCGCACGCTCGAACACTGCGCCCTCATCTCCAACGGCGAGCCGCTAGAGTCCCACTCCGGCCAGACCAGCATCTTCATCTCGCCCGGTCATGAATTCAAGATCGTACAAGGCCTCCTCACCAACTTTCACCTCCCGCAGTCGACGCTCATCATGCTGGTCAGCGCCCTCGCCGCGCAATCCCGTACGCCCGAGCAGGGAAGGGAACTCATCCTCTCCGCCTACCGCCACGCCGTCGAGCAGCGTTACCGCTTCTTCAGCTACGGCGACTGCATGTTGATTACCTAGCGGTCTATTACTCAGCGGCCGGCACAACCACCCGCGTGCTATGGAAGAACACCAGCGTCCACGCGCCATCCTGCTTCTTCAGAATCGCGGACTCCAGCCACTGCTGCGGTGCCGGTGCACTGGCTCCCGGCATCTGGATCGACCCGTCGTTCAGATAGGTAATCCACGCCCTGTCGCACTCCACCGTTACCTCAGGCTTCGTCACGTTCCACACAAACTTTGCGCCCTTGTCCTGAAACGCCTTCACAGCGTCCATCAGGCTGTCCATGCTTTCGTAACGCACTCCGCCATCGAACGCATAGAATCCCGGCGCAACCACCGTATGCAGCTTCGCGAAGTCATCGACTGTCGCCGCCTCGTACATGGTGCGCATGGTCTGCACTACGGCGGCCTTGTCTTTCGGGTCGGTCTTACAGTTTTGCGCGTTCGCACCCCGGCACTTCCCCAGGCTCAACAGACCGCACACAAACAGCGGTAATAACTTCCGCATCCTTGCACCTCACCCCTGAGAGTTTGCGGCAATCGTACCACGCTCAGGAAGTCCATTCGCCACGCCGCCTCTCGCAGCCGTACCATCAATTCATCATGTCCGAAGCGCCGCACACCTCCGCCAAGCCCCCCATCTACCTCCTCGATTCGATGGCCTTCATCTTCCGCGCCTACCACGCCATGCAGCGGCAGCGCCCCATGTCGACACGCACCGGCATCCCCACGGCCGCGACCTATGTCTTCGTCAACATGATCAACAAGCTGCGCAAGGACTTTTCTCCCCAGTACCTCGCAGCCATCTATGACGTCGGTGCTCCCGTCCATCGCAACGAGCTGGCGACGCAGTTGAAAGACGTCCAGAAGTTCAACATCAAGACCCAGGCCTTCGAGACCATCGAGTACGGCGGCTACAAGGCCAACCGAGCCGAGACCCCACCCGACCTCATCCAGCAGCAGCCTTACATCCGCCGCGCCCTCGAAGCCTTCCGCATCCCCATCCTCTACTACGAAGGCTTCGAGGCAGACGACGTCATCGGCACGCTCTCGCACAAGCTCGCCGCGCTCGGCCATCATGTCTACGTCATCTCGCCCGACAAGGACATGATGCAACTCGTCACCGACGAAGTCAGCATCCTCAACCCCACCAAAGACAATCTCATCCTCGATCCCGCTGGTGTCACGAATGTCCTCGGCGTGCCTCCCGAACAGGTGATCGACGTGATGGCCCTCCGCGGCGACTCCGTCGACAACATCCCCGGCGCTCCCGGCATCGGCGACAAAGGTTCCATCGACATCATCAAGGAGTTCGGCTCCGTAGAAGCCGCCCTCGACCGCGCCGACGAGGTCAAAAAGAAAACGTATCGCGAATCGTTACAAAATAATCGCGACAACATTCTTCTCTCGAAAGAGCTCGTCACCATCCACACCGAGGTGCCTATCGACTTCTCCATCGAAGCCATGCGCACCCAGCCCGTCGACAACGCCGCCTGCCGCGCCCTCTTCTCCGAGCTCGAATTCACTACGCTGCTCAAAGAACTCGCGCCATCCGTCGACAACACCGTCATCTCTTACGATTTGAAACCCACGCAGCTACAAATCGACCATCTCCTCACCGCCGCCCGCGCGATCAACCCCGAAACCGGCCGACCGCAGGGCCTAGCGATAGCCATCTTCGAAGACGCCACCGCCATCTCCGAAGAGATCGCCATCGAAGACCCCGCCGCCGAGACTGAAGTGGAACCCCCACCCGCCGAAACCATGTCCCTCTTCGGCGCTCCCACAGACACACCCCCCGAGACCTTGTCATCCTTCGCCGCAGGCGGAGGATCTGTTTCCTCGGCTACCACGGATGCTCCCGACCCCGCCTGCCGTCTAGGCCTTGCCGTCACCCCGAACGAAGCCATCGAAGTCTCCCTCGACGCTCCCGGCATCAAAGAGGCACTCACCGACCCCACCCTCCCCAAAGACCTCCACGACCTAAAAGCCGTCCTCCGCGCCCTTGCACCGCACTCCATCGATCTGCAAGGTGTTCGCGACGACGTGATGCTGCTCAGCTACCTCGTCAATCCCACTCACGGCTCCCATACGCTGCCCGACATCGCGGCCCGCACCACCAGCCGAGCCCTGATCCATCAGCCCACCAAGCTCAACCCCTCCGACCCTAATCGCCTCCCGGAAGCCGCCGCCGCCATCGTTCGCCTCGCCACCGCACTCACTACGCAGCTTGCCGAAGCAGGCACATTCGAGCACGAGATCCCGAAAGATGACCCCGCCCTCGGAGGTGCTGTGACCCTCGAGATGCTGGTCACCGAAAAGCCAACGCGGAAGGAGGAAGTCTCCCCGCTTCATAACGTCTACAAGACCATCGATCTCCCCCTCGTCCCCGTCCTGCTCCGCATGGAACAGACCGGCGTCCGCGTCGACAGCGAAGTCCTGCGCGCCCTTTCAAGCCGTCTCTCCATCGACATCGACAACCTCGCCGAGCGCATCTACGCCCTCGCCGGCGAGACCATGGGTCTCGATGGGCCACACCGCTTCAACATCAACTCGCCCAAGCAGCTCGGCGATGTTCTCTTCAACAAGATGAACCTCCCCAAGCCCATGAAGTACGGCAAGGGAAAAGTAGTCAGCACCGCGCAAGACGTCCTCGAAGAGCTCGCCGAGCACCACACCGCCCCCGCTCTGGTCCTCGAGTACCGCCAGATGTCGAAGCTACGCAGCAACTACACCGATCAGCTTCCCACGCTCGCCGACTCCGAAGGCCGCGTCCACACCACCTTCAACCAGATCGGCACCGCCACCGGCCGTCTCTCGTCGACGAACCCCAACCTGCAAAACATCCCCACCCGTACCGCCCTCGGCCGCGAGATCCGCACCGCCTTCATCCCCGCCCCCGGCAACCTGCTCATGTCCGCCGACTACTCCCAGATCGAGCTCCGCCTCATGGCCCACTTCTCACAGGACCCGCTCCTGCTCAACGCCTACCGCACAGATCAGGACATCCACACCCTCACCGCAGCTGAGGTCTTCGGCGTTGATCCCGCCACCATGTCCAAAGAGACCCGCGCCCGAGCCAAGGCCGTCAACTTCGGCATCGTCTACGGCATCAGCCCCTTCGGTCTCGCCGCCCAGCTAGGCATCGATCAGAAGGAAGCAAAGCTCTACATCGAGACCTACTTCGACCGCTACAAGGGCGTCCGCACCTTCATCGACGAGACCCTCGAAACCGTCCGCCGCGACGGCGCCGTCAAGACCTACTTCGGTCGCATCCGCCCCATCCCGGACATTCAGTCCCGCAACCCGAACATGCGCGGCTTCGCCGAGCGCACCGCCGTCAACACGCCGCTCCAAGGCACCGCCGCCGACCTCATCAAGCTCGCCATGATCGCCCTCGATCGCGAGATGACCGCACGCAAACTCCGCTCGAAGATGACCCTGCAAGTACACGACGAACTCCTCTTCGACGTCGTTCCCGAAGAGGCCGACGAGCTCAAAGCCCTCGTCAAACAAGAGATGGAACACGTAGCCGAGTTCTCCATCCCCATCGTCGCCGACGTAGGCCTCGGCCAGAACTGGCGAGACATCAAGTAAATTCCGTCACGCCGTTATCGGTCGAGAGCGAGGCCTACGTATAACGCTCCGATCACCTCGCCGGACGCTGAGATCACAGGATCGTAGGCGGCTACGAATGGCTTGCCAAGGATATAAACCGCTCCTTCGTGCCGAAGCTTCCTGGTCAACCGGGCCATCGCCGCGCCCTTGGGATTAAGGATCGTTCCCGTCGCGCGGCTGCCATCCGCCCGCTTGATGTTGGTAGCCGTTCGTACGAAGTCGCTTCCGTCCCGCACGAACAACGTGGCAACGCATCCAGTCCGCTGGTTGACACGGTCGACCAGAGCGTTCGCATCCGCCGCGTTGACTGACCCGAAGCGCAGGCCAGGAAGGGTACGGCCGCCGACCTCCGTGGTTCCATTCACGCGTGGAGCTCCCGCCTTCAAGCACTCGGCCCGAAGCTCTTCCATGGCGTGCTCCACACGCGGCCAGGAGTTGGCGATCTGGCGAACCAGGCTCTCCGAGTCGGAGCTTTCGCGGGAAGTTCCGCCCAATCCGCTTAGGAGAGCCAGATTCCTTCTAGCTCCTGTCCTTTGAAGCTGGCTTGCGGAGTCCACCAGCCGCATGCTCATCTCTGCGGCGGCATCGGCTTCAAACGTCGATGCCGAGGCCATCTTGTCGATCTCATTCAGTTGGGCGCTCAGACTTTCCAGAGCCGATGTCTGGCGATTGGAAGCGTCGGCCACTTCGGCAGACATCGTCTGCACCTGGTACATGGAGTCGCGAATGCTCTGGAGCGAATTCTGGACCTCGAGATTTCGCGTGATACTCGTGTCCGCGGCCTCTTCTCCAAGCAGCATCGACTTCTCCGCGGCGAGCGCGGTTGCACCCATCTTCCCGATGCTGGTTGCAATCTCGGTCGTCGACTCTCTTGCCCGGTCCGCCAGCGCTCGAATCTCCTGAGCGATCACATTGAAGCCGTCGCCGTGTGCGCCTGCATGCGCTGCTTCTACGGCAGCATTCAGCGCCAAGAGATTGGTCTGTCGCGCAATATCCCGAACGGTCTCGACGACGCGATTGACCTCGGTCATGCGTTGCACAAACTCCCGCATCAGAGAGGCGCTCTCTTTCGCGGTCTTCGACATGTCGCTCATGGAAGCGGCTGTGGCCTCCATCAGTTCATTGCCGCGCTCCGTGTCCCGGGCGACTGTCTCCGCCTGCTCGGCGGTCTTGAGGCTGTTGCCGGCGCAGCGTCTCGCTGAACTCTGGATCTGCCGCTCCATCGTCGCAATGTCCTGGACCATCTGGCGTTGCGCGTTGGAACGCTCCGCGGTCGCTTTCGACGTCTGCAGCAATGCGAAACTGAGGCTGCTGAATTCAGCGAAGGTCGACCCACCGGTCGTCGCCTTCGCACGACCCGGCATGGCCTGGGGCGAGTTCTTTCTGCTAAACGCATCGAGGAATCTGGACATACTACTGGACCTCAAGTCAGCCGGCTCAACGCCGGAAACGGAAGCAGGAAGATGCTTCGTTCCTCAATGCCGCGGCGTCCGGGCCGCACAAACGGCAGGCCCCCGAGTCATATCAGCGTGGTGCTCTGCTCACAAACAAACCTTAGCGGGTCACGTGACGTTCGGCACGTGGCCGAAGGTTGTAGCGTCCCAGACAATCGGGTCACGCTGCATCGTCGCCTTCCGCGTCCCCATCTCCCTGAATTTGTCAGGTCCCAGACCTGTTCCCAGACCTCTTCCCAGACCTTTTCCCAGACCTCATCGGGTCAAACTTCGGGCTGTCTCTCCGTCTCTGCCTCCCACTTTCAGGGGAGTTTCATTCAGCTCCTCCTGCGTCAAACTCATCCGGTCACGACGTAGAGACTCGTACCGAATGAGCGGGTCTTTGATCTTTCAACGGCAGTTCATCTCTTCACCCAATGTTCGCGAACGGGGCTGTTGACCACGCCGCTCGCAGCCGATAGGTAGCCGTCTCACCCGTGATTGGAGTGCAGTTTGTCATCCCCAGGGCCCATATCAGAGTCGTACTCGCGACTCTACAGTCGCGTTCTCTACGTCGTCATCCTGTTACAGCTAGCCCTCGGTTCCATCGCCTGGTTTGCCGCCAGATCGCTCCGGTTACAAAACTCCACTCTGATGGCCGACCGCCATCTTCTACTGGTCGAGTGGGCGCTGGGCCTGACGCCCTTTCTCATCATCACCGCCGTCCTCTGCGCCACCATGATTCGCCGCGACGCCCGTCGGCAGTCTGCTGGCCGGCAGCAGATGGAAGATGAACTTCGCCGGGCCCACAACACGCTCGAACGGCGCATCGAAGATCGCACCGCCCAGCTCCAGACCGAGGTGACCGAACGCCAGCGCGCCGAGCAGCTAAACCGCGGTCGAAATCAGCTTCTCGAGATGCTCGCCCAGGAGGAGCCGCCGCACAAGATCTTCCAGGCCCTCACCGACGTCATCGCCAAAGAACGTTCGCGCTGGTGCTGCGCCCTGCACCTCGCCCGCGAAGGCGATCTTCACATGGAATCCTCGAGCGGACTCCCTACAAATCTTCTCCGCAGTCTCAAGCAGCTCGACGTTACGATGACCGACGCTCCCGAAGCCGTGGCCCTGCGTGAACGCAAACCCCAGGTCATCGAAGACCTGCCCCGCGAACGCAAGCCCTGGCCTCAGCTCCTCTTCGCCAACGGCATTCAGTCTCTATGGTCGATTCCGATCTTCGCGCCGGATGGCTCACCCCTCGGCACCCTCACCATCTACTCTCTGCTCCGCTGCCAGCCCTCGCAACAGGATTGGGAGCTTCTCGAATCGCACTCCAAGATGGCCGCGCTCGTTCTCGAGCGATACCGCCTCCAGCAGGACCTGCGCCGCCACGCCTATCACGACAGCCTGACCGGACTTCCCAACCGATTGCTCGGAGAAGAGCAGCTGCACTCCGCCATCAAGCGCAGCTCACGAGCGGCCACGCCCGTCGCGGTCCTGTGGATCGACCTCAACAAATTCAAGCAGACCAATGACGTCCACGGCCATCTAGCCGGCGATGCTGTACTCAAAGAGGTCGCTCTCCGGCTCTCCGCCCGTCTGCGCGAGAGCGACACCATCGCCCGCATGGGGGGCGATGAGTTCATGGCCGTCCTCGAAGGCGTCACCGATCGTGCCGACGCCGAACACGTCGCCCAATCGCTGCTCCAATCGCTCACCGCGCCCATCCCGTTCCAGCGGCTTATGCTCTCCGCCTCCGCCAGCGTCGGCGTCTCCATGTATCCCGAGGACGGAGAATCAGCAGACCTGCTCGAAAGAAACGCCGACATGGCCATGTACGAGGCCAAGTTCGGACATCACGGCGTGCGCGCCTTCTCGCCCGCCCTCGACCTGGTCCTGTCCGAGCGCCGTGAACTCGCGAAGGCGATGACCGAGGCCCTCGAGACCGAGGGCTTCGCGCTGCACTATCAGCCTCAATACCGTCTGGATGGATCCCTCGCCGGATTCGAAGCCCTTCTTCGCCTGCCCCATCCCACGCTTGGGATGATCTCTCCTGCGCGGCTGATACCCATCGCGGAAGAGAGCGGCATGATCGTCGCTCTCGGCAACTGGGTCCTGCGCGAGGCGTGCCGTCAGAGTCTGGAATGGCAGCTCACCGGATATCGTGCCGTGCCCATCGCCGTCAATATCTCTGCGATCCAGTTCATGCGCGATGACTTCGCGGACCAGGTCGCCGATGTTCTCCGCGAGTCCGGCCTCGATCCCGAACTGCTCGAGCTTGAACTCACCGAAAGCGTGATGGTCAAAGACTTCACCGAGTCGACCCGGCAGCTTGAACGCCTCAAAGCTCTCGGCGTCAGCATCGCCGTCGACGACTTCGGAACCGGCTACTCCTCTCTGAACCAATTGCATCGTCTCCCCATAGACCGCATCAAGATCGACCGCTCCTTCATCCAGGCGCTCGGCGATCCTCGAGGAACGCTTCCGATCGTGGAGAGCATCATCTCGATGGCGCATCGCATGGGCATGATGGTGGTCGCCGAGGGCGTCGAGACCGAGCAGCAGGAGATGGCGCTGGCCGCAAACGGCTGCGACCTCCTTCAGGGATACCTTCTCTCGAAGCCTG
This Granulicella aggregans DNA region includes the following protein-coding sequences:
- a CDS encoding protein-tyrosine phosphatase family protein, with amino-acid sequence MSTFWVETENQLRVAIVPRPRGGDWLEEEIAHIKRDGINVLVSMLPEDEANELGLSSEAALCRAAGVIFKSFAITDRETPASTTAFKSFVEGLQSELRAGRSIAVHCRASIGRSSLLLASLLCAEGFQPEDAFTRLSKARGLQVPDTQEQVRWVERFVASLQPKKQRTI
- the queA gene encoding tRNA preQ1(34) S-adenosylmethionine ribosyltransferase-isomerase QueA, translated to MLVSDFNFSLPEDLIAQSPPAIRGTSRMMHLDRATGTLKDDTFVNLPSYLHEGDLLILNDSRVIPARLYATRARSPHTQSSSPDPTGRIEVLLTQQLPGKEREDNIWSALVRPSRKIQPGEHLNFADETNAIALTAEVLTAGDFGERTLRFAPTAEPFHAILDSIGHMPLPPYIHRDDSGEDRTRYQTVYANQPGSAAAPTAGLHFTSEVLQALKSKGIQIEYVTLHVGLGTFQPVRATHLADIRLHAEHYTLTATTAAAINKALAEKRRIIAAGTTTTRTLEHCALISNGEPLESHSGQTSIFISPGHEFKIVQGLLTNFHLPQSTLIMLVSALAAQSRTPEQGRELILSAYRHAVEQRYRFFSYGDCMLIT
- a CDS encoding nuclear transport factor 2 family protein, with the protein product MRKLLPLFVCGLLSLGKCRGANAQNCKTDPKDKAAVVQTMRTMYEAATVDDFAKLHTVVAPGFYAFDGGVRYESMDSLMDAVKAFQDKGAKFVWNVTKPEVTVECDRAWITYLNDGSIQMPGASAPAPQQWLESAILKKQDGAWTLVFFHSTRVVVPAAE
- the polA gene encoding DNA polymerase I, with amino-acid sequence MSEAPHTSAKPPIYLLDSMAFIFRAYHAMQRQRPMSTRTGIPTAATYVFVNMINKLRKDFSPQYLAAIYDVGAPVHRNELATQLKDVQKFNIKTQAFETIEYGGYKANRAETPPDLIQQQPYIRRALEAFRIPILYYEGFEADDVIGTLSHKLAALGHHVYVISPDKDMMQLVTDEVSILNPTKDNLILDPAGVTNVLGVPPEQVIDVMALRGDSVDNIPGAPGIGDKGSIDIIKEFGSVEAALDRADEVKKKTYRESLQNNRDNILLSKELVTIHTEVPIDFSIEAMRTQPVDNAACRALFSELEFTTLLKELAPSVDNTVISYDLKPTQLQIDHLLTAARAINPETGRPQGLAIAIFEDATAISEEIAIEDPAAETEVEPPPAETMSLFGAPTDTPPETLSSFAAGGGSVSSATTDAPDPACRLGLAVTPNEAIEVSLDAPGIKEALTDPTLPKDLHDLKAVLRALAPHSIDLQGVRDDVMLLSYLVNPTHGSHTLPDIAARTTSRALIHQPTKLNPSDPNRLPEAAAAIVRLATALTTQLAEAGTFEHEIPKDDPALGGAVTLEMLVTEKPTRKEEVSPLHNVYKTIDLPLVPVLLRMEQTGVRVDSEVLRALSSRLSIDIDNLAERIYALAGETMGLDGPHRFNINSPKQLGDVLFNKMNLPKPMKYGKGKVVSTAQDVLEELAEHHTAPALVLEYRQMSKLRSNYTDQLPTLADSEGRVHTTFNQIGTATGRLSSTNPNLQNIPTRTALGREIRTAFIPAPGNLLMSADYSQIELRLMAHFSQDPLLLNAYRTDQDIHTLTAAEVFGVDPATMSKETRARAKAVNFGIVYGISPFGLAAQLGIDQKEAKLYIETYFDRYKGVRTFIDETLETVRRDGAVKTYFGRIRPIPDIQSRNPNMRGFAERTAVNTPLQGTAADLIKLAMIALDREMTARKLRSKMTLQVHDELLFDVVPEEADELKALVKQEMEHVAEFSIPIVADVGLGQNWRDIK
- a CDS encoding Cache 3/Cache 2 fusion domain-containing protein codes for the protein MSRFLDAFSRKNSPQAMPGRAKATTGGSTFAEFSSLSFALLQTSKATAERSNAQRQMVQDIATMERQIQSSARRCAGNSLKTAEQAETVARDTERGNELMEATAASMSDMSKTAKESASLMREFVQRMTEVNRVVETVRDIARQTNLLALNAAVEAAHAGAHGDGFNVIAQEIRALADRARESTTEIATSIGKMGATALAAEKSMLLGEEAADTSITRNLEVQNSLQSIRDSMYQVQTMSAEVADASNRQTSALESLSAQLNEIDKMASASTFEADAAAEMSMRLVDSASQLQRTGARRNLALLSGLGGTSRESSDSESLVRQIANSWPRVEHAMEELRAECLKAGAPRVNGTTEVGGRTLPGLRFGSVNAADANALVDRVNQRTGCVATLFVRDGSDFVRTATNIKRADGSRATGTILNPKGAAMARLTRKLRHEGAVYILGKPFVAAYDPVISASGEVIGALYVGLALDR
- a CDS encoding putative bifunctional diguanylate cyclase/phosphodiesterase, with product MSSPGPISESYSRLYSRVLYVVILLQLALGSIAWFAARSLRLQNSTLMADRHLLLVEWALGLTPFLIITAVLCATMIRRDARRQSAGRQQMEDELRRAHNTLERRIEDRTAQLQTEVTERQRAEQLNRGRNQLLEMLAQEEPPHKIFQALTDVIAKERSRWCCALHLAREGDLHMESSSGLPTNLLRSLKQLDVTMTDAPEAVALRERKPQVIEDLPRERKPWPQLLFANGIQSLWSIPIFAPDGSPLGTLTIYSLLRCQPSQQDWELLESHSKMAALVLERYRLQQDLRRHAYHDSLTGLPNRLLGEEQLHSAIKRSSRAATPVAVLWIDLNKFKQTNDVHGHLAGDAVLKEVALRLSARLRESDTIARMGGDEFMAVLEGVTDRADAEHVAQSLLQSLTAPIPFQRLMLSASASVGVSMYPEDGESADLLERNADMAMYEAKFGHHGVRAFSPALDLVLSERRELAKAMTEALETEGFALHYQPQYRLDGSLAGFEALLRLPHPTLGMISPARLIPIAEESGMIVALGNWVLREACRQSLEWQLTGYRAVPIAVNISAIQFMRDDFADQVADVLRESGLDPELLELELTESVMVKDFTESTRQLERLKALGVSIAVDDFGTGYSSLNQLHRLPIDRIKIDRSFIQALGDPRGTLPIVESIISMAHRMGMMVVAEGVETEQQEMALAANGCDLLQGYLLSKPVEAIRAAGLLASTGFVFLEDLPLDRFPEEPVGRERELASAS